One part of the Thermoanaerobacterium sp. CMT5567-10 genome encodes these proteins:
- the ptsP gene encoding phosphoenolpyruvate--protein phosphotransferase gives MLKGVAASPGIAIGKVFLYTKKFAEINTQNIDESMVKDEIAKFENALKLTKEQIEKIKEKTEREFGKDKAEIFEAHLMLANDPELYDSVIRMIKNEYVTADNAVNHVIEQHASMMESLDDKYLKERAVDLRDVGSRIINNLLGIVNVNLSELDEDVIIIAKDLTPSDTATMKKDKVLGFATDVGGRTSHTAIMARSLEIPAVVGTGNITQNVVGGETAIVDGSEGIVIINPSDDILKEYEDKLNKYKIRIEKLKELKDLPAVTTDGKQSMLVANIGTPKDVDGALKNGAEGIGLFRTEFLYMNRNDFPSEEEQFEAYKYVAEKMNGKPVTIRTLDIGGDKKLPYLNMPDEMNPFLGYRAIRLCLDEKEMFKTQLRALLRASAYGNILIMYPMISSVVEVRKANAILNEVKEELDAKGIKYDKNIKVGIMVEIPSAAVTADILAKEVDFFSIGTNDLCQYTLAVDRMNERIKDYYKPFNPAILRLIKNVIDASHKEGIFTAMCGEMAGDPFTTVILLGLGLDEFSMSASSIPNIKNIIRNVSYEKAKEFTEMVLNMSTPDEIEDASRKILYDIIGE, from the coding sequence ATGTTAAAAGGTGTTGCGGCATCACCGGGTATTGCAATAGGCAAGGTTTTTTTGTACACAAAGAAGTTTGCCGAAATCAATACTCAAAATATCGATGAATCTATGGTAAAAGATGAAATCGCAAAATTTGAAAATGCACTAAAATTAACAAAGGAACAAATAGAGAAAATAAAAGAGAAGACAGAAAGGGAGTTTGGCAAAGATAAAGCTGAGATTTTTGAGGCACATCTTATGCTGGCAAATGACCCAGAGCTTTATGACTCTGTAATAAGGATGATTAAAAATGAATATGTGACAGCTGATAATGCGGTAAACCATGTAATAGAACAGCACGCTTCTATGATGGAATCTTTAGATGACAAGTACCTAAAAGAGCGAGCTGTTGATTTAAGAGATGTAGGAAGCAGGATAATAAATAATCTTCTGGGTATAGTAAATGTGAATTTATCGGAGCTGGATGAAGATGTGATAATAATTGCTAAAGATTTGACGCCATCAGATACAGCCACTATGAAAAAAGATAAAGTATTGGGGTTTGCTACGGATGTTGGCGGCAGGACATCACATACAGCAATTATGGCTCGTTCTTTAGAGATACCAGCAGTAGTTGGCACTGGAAATATCACACAGAATGTAGTTGGCGGTGAGACTGCTATTGTGGATGGAAGCGAAGGCATAGTGATAATAAATCCAAGCGACGATATTCTTAAAGAATATGAAGATAAATTAAATAAATACAAAATTAGAATTGAAAAGTTAAAAGAACTTAAAGATCTGCCTGCCGTGACGACAGATGGAAAACAATCTATGCTAGTTGCAAATATCGGTACACCTAAAGATGTAGATGGCGCTTTGAAAAATGGAGCGGAAGGTATAGGCTTATTTAGAACTGAATTTTTGTACATGAACAGAAATGATTTTCCAAGTGAAGAAGAACAGTTTGAAGCGTATAAATATGTAGCTGAGAAGATGAATGGAAAACCTGTTACAATAAGGACACTAGACATCGGCGGCGATAAAAAATTACCTTATCTAAATATGCCTGATGAAATGAATCCGTTTTTAGGCTATAGAGCAATAAGGCTTTGCCTTGATGAAAAAGAGATGTTTAAAACACAGCTTAGGGCGCTTCTTAGAGCTAGTGCCTATGGAAACATCTTGATAATGTATCCTATGATTTCTTCTGTTGTTGAAGTCAGAAAAGCAAATGCGATTTTGAATGAAGTAAAAGAAGAACTGGATGCAAAAGGCATAAAATACGATAAAAATATAAAAGTTGGCATAATGGTGGAGATACCGTCTGCAGCCGTAACCGCTGATATATTAGCGAAAGAGGTAGACTTCTTCAGCATAGGGACAAACGATTTGTGCCAGTATACGCTAGCAGTTGATAGAATGAATGAAAGAATAAAGGATTACTATAAGCCGTTTAATCCTGCAATTCTCAGACTTATTAAAAATGTAATAGATGCATCCCACAAAGAAGGAATATTTACTGCTATGTGCGGTGAAATGGCTGGTGATCCCTTTACAACAGTTATTCTTTTGGGACTGGGTCTTGATGAATTTTCAATGAGTGCAAGCTCTATACCAAATATAAAGAACATAATACGAAATGTATCTTACGAGAAAGCAAAAGAGTTTACAGAAATGGTTTTGAACATGTCGACACCTGACGAAATTGAAGATGCGTCAAGAAAAATTTTATACGATATAATTGGTGAATGA
- the fusA gene encoding elongation factor G — protein sequence MKDYKTQQIRNVGLVSHGGAGKTTLTEALLYNAKAIDRIGRVEDGTTVSDYDPEEISRQFSISTSVIPVEWKDYKLNVLDTPGYFDFFGEVISGLKAADSAVLVVCAASGVEVGTEKSFHILEEENLPTVIFINKMDRENADYYKTLNQLRDKFGNKVVPMTLPIGSEHSFTGYVDLIANKAYVYNQKGIEEADVPKDMEKNAQKFREELIEDIAENDEALMEKFFAGEELSKDELLHGLKEGVKIRDIFPVICGSSLKNIGIDVLLNIMTDVLPSPDEVNKFGVVSDVYKPYSAFVFKTIADPFVGKLSIFRVLSGSITSDSTVFNGTKKANEKIGQLYILRGKKQMPVSKLVAGDIGACAKLQFTMTGDTLCDPANQVEFGPISFPEPTLALAIEPKAKGDEDKISNGLQRLQEEDQTFKVEKNVETGQVIVYGMGEQHIEVLSKKLQSKFGVECVLTEPIIPYRETIKGKSKVEGKHKKQTGGHGQYGHVWIEFEPYKEGEFKFEDKIFGGAVPKQYIPAVEKGLRECIKEGVLARYPVVNIKATLLDGSYHPVDSSEMAFKVAASIAFKKGMEEAKPVLLEPIMHVEVTVPEEYMGDVIGDLNKRRGRILGMESKGEMEVVTAEVPQAEMAKYATDLRSLTQARGEFKMSFARYEEAPSMVAEKVIEARKKVQM from the coding sequence ATGAAAGATTATAAAACGCAACAAATAAGAAATGTTGGATTGGTTTCGCACGGTGGAGCTGGAAAGACGACGCTGACAGAAGCATTACTGTACAATGCAAAAGCCATAGATAGGATTGGGCGCGTAGAAGACGGAACAACAGTATCTGATTATGATCCTGAGGAAATTTCGAGACAATTTTCAATATCTACTTCTGTAATTCCGGTTGAATGGAAAGATTACAAGTTAAATGTTCTTGACACACCAGGATATTTTGATTTTTTTGGCGAAGTCATAAGCGGTTTAAAAGCTGCCGATAGTGCTGTATTAGTTGTTTGTGCCGCCTCAGGAGTCGAAGTCGGCACTGAAAAATCGTTTCACATATTAGAAGAGGAAAATCTTCCAACAGTAATATTTATAAATAAGATGGATAGAGAAAATGCTGATTATTATAAGACATTAAACCAGTTAAGAGATAAATTTGGAAACAAAGTTGTACCGATGACGCTTCCAATAGGAAGTGAACACAGTTTCACCGGTTATGTAGACCTTATCGCAAATAAAGCATACGTTTACAATCAAAAAGGAATTGAAGAAGCTGATGTGCCTAAAGATATGGAAAAAAATGCACAAAAATTCAGGGAGGAACTTATAGAGGATATTGCTGAGAATGATGAGGCATTGATGGAAAAGTTTTTTGCAGGAGAAGAACTTTCAAAGGATGAACTTCTTCATGGATTAAAAGAAGGAGTAAAAATCAGGGATATTTTCCCGGTTATCTGTGGTTCAAGCTTAAAAAATATAGGTATTGATGTATTATTAAATATAATGACAGATGTTTTACCATCACCTGATGAGGTCAATAAATTTGGCGTTGTATCTGATGTATATAAGCCGTATTCAGCATTTGTATTTAAGACGATAGCAGATCCATTTGTTGGCAAGTTGTCAATCTTCAGAGTGCTATCTGGCTCTATTACATCTGATTCAACTGTATTTAACGGTACAAAGAAAGCAAATGAAAAAATTGGTCAGCTTTATATACTGAGAGGGAAGAAACAGATGCCTGTTTCAAAGCTTGTTGCTGGCGATATTGGAGCATGTGCAAAATTACAATTTACCATGACAGGTGATACCCTATGCGATCCGGCAAATCAGGTAGAGTTTGGACCGATTTCATTTCCTGAACCAACTCTAGCATTGGCAATCGAGCCAAAAGCGAAAGGTGATGAAGATAAGATTAGTAATGGACTGCAGAGGCTTCAGGAAGAAGATCAGACATTTAAAGTCGAGAAGAATGTGGAAACAGGACAGGTTATAGTTTATGGCATGGGTGAGCAGCATATAGAGGTATTATCTAAAAAATTGCAAAGCAAATTTGGCGTAGAATGCGTTCTTACAGAGCCCATAATACCTTATAGGGAAACAATCAAAGGCAAATCGAAGGTGGAAGGCAAACACAAAAAGCAAACTGGCGGGCATGGACAGTATGGTCATGTTTGGATAGAATTTGAACCCTACAAAGAAGGAGAATTTAAATTTGAAGATAAAATATTCGGTGGCGCTGTTCCAAAGCAGTATATTCCTGCAGTTGAAAAAGGGCTTAGAGAATGCATAAAAGAAGGTGTACTCGCTAGGTATCCCGTTGTAAATATAAAGGCTACTCTTTTGGATGGCTCTTATCATCCTGTAGATTCATCTGAAATGGCGTTTAAGGTGGCTGCATCCATAGCGTTTAAAAAAGGAATGGAGGAGGCAAAGCCAGTCTTGTTGGAGCCCATAATGCATGTGGAAGTAACAGTTCCTGAGGAGTATATGGGAGATGTCATTGGAGATTTAAATAAAAGAAGAGGCCGCATACTGGGGATGGAGTCTAAAGGAGAGATGGAAGTAGTAACAGCGGAGGTGCCTCAGGCTGAAATGGCTAAGTACGCTACCGATTTGAGGTCCTTAACGCAGGCAAGAGGAGAATTTAAGATGTCTTTTGCTCGTTATGAGGAGGCTCCATCTATGGTTGCTGAAAAAGTAATAGAAGCAAGAAAAAAAG